A genomic segment from Amphiura filiformis chromosome 10, Afil_fr2py, whole genome shotgun sequence encodes:
- the LOC140161960 gene encoding uncharacterized protein — MRSAIDGREENLGFTANPRLSRRVGPLCVTDLEFADDIALVSDTASQAQELLERIGKAALRVDLHVNTKQTRCMAFNQQTDVDVRTADGTSLEVVKDFNLGAWVKSSEQDIKTRNALAWRECYKLTKIWKSHLPRQIKVKLFQATVESILKHGQ; from the coding sequence ATGAGATCTGCTATAGATGGTAGAGAGGAGAACCTAGGCTTTACAGCAAATCCCAGACTCAGTAGAAGGGTTGGACCACTATGTGTTACTGACTTGGAATTTGCGGACGATATAGCGTTAGTATCTGACACTGCCAGTCAAGCTCAGGAGCTACTGGAAAGGATAGGGAAAGCTGCTCTACGAGTAGATCTGCACGTGAATACCAAACAGACTAGATGCATGGCATTCAATCAACAGACTGATGTGGATGTAAGAACTGCAGATGGAACCAGTTTGGAAGTTGTAAAAGACTTCAATCTTGGAGCTTGGGTCAAAAGCAGTGAGCAGGACATCAAAACAAGGAATGCACTGGCATGGAGGGAATGTTATAAGCTcactaaaatctggaaatcccacCTTCCAAGGCAGATTAAAGTCAAGCTGTTCCAAGCAACAGTAGAAAGCATCCTGAAACATGGACAGTGA